The genomic stretch ATCGCCGCTATCCACCAGTTGCACATCCATTGTGTTCCAGCCGTTAAGTCCAGCGATTTTCTTGGTATAGAAGAGGTTATTCTTGATAGTGCCGTGGGAGCCGACCATGTTTATATTGAACACATATGGCTGCATGCAGTCAGTGATTGAGGCAACCTTACCGAGGATACCCCTGTCTCTGAATTTCAGAAGGGTAACCGTGGTGGTGGGATATTCGTAGGGCCGGTATACTTCGTGGGGATTGCTGGTGGCGTAAGAGAACACCTCTTCCACCTCGCTGTCGACAAGCCAGAGCAGTGTATCGAGGGCATGACACCCGGCGGTAAGGAGCGAGCTGCCGCCCATGTCCTTTTTGATGTTCCAGGCGAACTGCCCATACCAGGGCCCGATGCCGTGGAAGTAATCGCACTCGGCGTAATAGACATCCCCGATCAAACCCTGCCCGATGATCGATTTCATCTCCTGAGCCACCGAGATAAACCGTACCTCAAAGCAGACCGAGGTATGCACTCCGCTTTTCTCCACAGCATCCAGCATCCGCACCGCATCCGGGAAGGAGAGCGCGATGGGCTTTTCGATGATCACATGCTTTCCGGCTTCTGCAGCTTTCACCGTCTGTTCGGTGTGGAATGGATGCGGGGTGCAGATATCCACGATGTCTATTTCAGG from Candidatus Latescibacter sp. encodes the following:
- a CDS encoding Gfo/Idh/MocA family oxidoreductase; its protein translation is MNRYRVGIVGFGWVAGAHLKSFMEIPSFEPVAILSRRNLDPAQIKAEYGADVRIYHDYNAFLHDPEIDIVDICTPHPFHTEQTVKAAEAGKHVIIEKPIALSFPDAVRMLDAVEKSGVHTSVCFEVRFISVAQEMKSIIGQGLIGDVYYAECDYFHGIGPWYGQFAWNIKKDMGGSSLLTAGCHALDTLLWLVDSEVEEVFSYATSNPHEVYRPYEYPTTTVTLLKFRDRGILGKVASITDCMQPYVFNINMVGSHGTIKNNLFYTKKIAGLNGWNTMDVQLVDSGDVAHHPYREQFIHFAECLDKGVDPHNNLRSAFETHRVIFAADKSAETGRPVRLEEFKR